Proteins from one Desulfovermiculus halophilus DSM 18834 genomic window:
- a CDS encoding DVU0772 family protein has translation MGQLSTYRFLPIDWEMTPEEAVTMYLEWGNNWRKGERAPVRSKLDESYYFVLNTWDEQPRIILLRRDSEQVEELVSLTVPHPLQDAVHREVGRIRGVHPITSELRTWLEQEMRHEPQ, from the coding sequence ATGGGCCAGCTGAGCACATATCGATTCCTGCCCATCGATTGGGAAATGACACCGGAAGAGGCGGTCACCATGTATCTGGAGTGGGGCAACAACTGGCGCAAAGGGGAGAGGGCCCCTGTTCGATCCAAGCTTGACGAATCGTATTATTTCGTCTTGAATACCTGGGATGAACAGCCGCGCATAATTCTGCTCCGCCGGGATTCGGAACAGGTGGAAGAACTTGTCAGCCTTACGGTCCCCCACCCCCTGCAGGATGCCGTGCACAGGGAAGTCGGCCGGATCCGGGGCGTACATCCGATCACGTCAGAGCTCCGCACTTGGCTGGAACAGGAAATGCGGCACGAACCCCAG
- a CDS encoding M23 family metallopeptidase: protein MSAFPASLSVPLGGDLSGSDSAFVFHPGMLFDTDRKWWSPHGTRASSHEGLDLCLIHRPDRVPQPLPADIPVLAPAGGRIAAVFPDFLGRTVLLSHGLDSSRDREWFSLLAHIRPHPELEPGMPVKTGSVLGWTMRFTRPPGMLCHLHFSLGLFQTPGDYDLSWPELARRKRVSFFDPLPLLPITPVIWDNPAHWFAFVDHLLPG from the coding sequence ATGTCCGCTTTCCCCGCATCACTGAGCGTCCCCCTGGGGGGCGATCTTTCCGGATCGGATTCTGCTTTTGTCTTCCATCCCGGCATGCTCTTCGACACTGACCGCAAATGGTGGTCTCCCCACGGTACTCGGGCCTCCAGTCACGAGGGCCTGGATCTCTGCCTGATTCACAGGCCGGACCGGGTCCCGCAGCCCTTGCCCGCGGATATTCCAGTCCTTGCACCGGCCGGGGGGCGGATTGCGGCGGTGTTCCCCGACTTTCTGGGCCGCACCGTCCTGCTCAGCCACGGCCTGGACTCCAGCCGGGACCGTGAATGGTTCTCACTTCTGGCCCATATCCGGCCTCATCCGGAGCTGGAACCCGGCATGCCGGTCAAGACCGGGTCTGTCCTGGGCTGGACCATGCGGTTTACCCGTCCGCCAGGCATGCTCTGCCACCTGCACTTTTCCCTGGGCCTTTTCCAGACCCCCGGAGATTATGACCTGTCCTGGCCGGAGCTGGCCAGACGAAAACGCGTCTCTTTCTTTGACCCTCTGCCCCTTTTGCCCATCACCCCAGTGATCTGGGATAATCCAGCTCACTGGTTCGCCTTTGTGGACCACCTCCTCCCGGGCTGA
- the gyrA gene encoding DNA gyrase subunit A — protein sequence MQPTVSIEDEIKKSYLEYSLSVIIGRAIPDVRDGLKPVHRRILYAMHDLGNTFNRPYKKSARIVGDVIGKYHPHGDAAVYDALVRMAQDFNMRQPLVDGQGNFGSIDGDAPAAMRYTESRMSKLAGEFLADIDKDTVNFRINYDNTIYEPEVLPTRVPNLLVNGAAGIAVGMATNIPPHNLGEVVDATLALLDNPELTVPDLMTWIKGPDFPTGAMMFGLKGLKDAYTTGRGSVKLRARLQTEERARGLESIVVTEIPYALNKANLIQKIAALINDRKIEGVSDLRDESDRTGIRIVIDLKKGAISDLIINSLYKYTSLETSIGINLLAVVKNRPKLLNLKEYLEQFIEHRQEVVLRRSRFELKKAQHRAHILEGLRIALDNIDEVVAVIRGSANPAEAKGKLISRFELSDVQSQAILDMRLQRLTNMEQSKIQEEYQDLLKQIEFLQSVINSSEVLRGVIRDELKEIKKTYPSPRLTQILADDPSEIDIQDLIADEEVVITLSRKGYIKRTPISSYNQQKRGGKGMSGSSLGDSDYIQALLTSTNHQHLLLFTNQGRVFKLKVFQIPEGSRRAKGAHISNLIDMHKNEYVATALSQRDLNLNNFFVFITKRGMVKRSEVVLYKNLRASGLIALSLRKDDELMAVREVTQDDELMLLTGLGFAIRFPCHDIRPTGRQASGVKGISLRDRDEVVSGLVIGKDTTSEVLTVTEHGYGKRTPLDHYRVQARGGKGIINLKPNQKTGTVLGGMIITDQDQVLILTSENKMIRFAVSDVRICGRAAQGVKLVSMDNGGSVICFDRIPTENGEE from the coding sequence GTGCAGCCAACAGTCAGCATCGAAGACGAAATCAAAAAATCGTATCTGGAATATTCCTTGAGCGTGATCATCGGCCGGGCCATCCCCGATGTCCGTGATGGTCTCAAGCCTGTGCACCGCCGGATCCTGTACGCCATGCACGATCTGGGCAACACCTTCAATCGCCCATACAAGAAGTCGGCCCGTATCGTGGGTGATGTCATCGGTAAATATCATCCCCACGGCGATGCCGCGGTCTACGACGCCCTGGTCCGCATGGCTCAGGATTTCAACATGCGTCAGCCCCTGGTTGACGGCCAGGGCAACTTCGGGTCCATCGACGGCGACGCACCGGCGGCAATGCGGTATACGGAATCCCGGATGTCCAAACTGGCCGGGGAATTTTTGGCCGATATCGACAAAGACACCGTGAACTTCCGGATCAATTACGACAACACCATCTATGAGCCGGAAGTCCTGCCCACCCGGGTCCCCAACCTGCTGGTCAATGGGGCCGCCGGTATCGCCGTGGGCATGGCCACCAACATCCCGCCCCACAACTTGGGGGAAGTGGTGGACGCGACCCTGGCCCTTTTGGACAACCCCGAGCTGACGGTCCCGGACCTGATGACCTGGATAAAAGGACCGGATTTTCCGACCGGAGCCATGATGTTCGGGCTCAAGGGGTTAAAGGACGCCTACACTACAGGCCGGGGCAGCGTGAAGCTCAGGGCCAGGCTGCAGACCGAAGAGCGCGCACGGGGCCTGGAGTCCATCGTGGTCACCGAGATCCCCTACGCCCTGAACAAGGCCAACCTGATCCAAAAGATCGCCGCCCTGATCAACGACCGGAAGATCGAGGGCGTCAGCGACTTGCGGGACGAGTCGGACAGGACCGGGATCCGCATCGTGATCGACCTGAAAAAAGGGGCGATTTCAGACCTGATCATCAACTCCCTGTACAAGTACACGTCCCTGGAGACCTCCATCGGCATCAACCTCCTGGCCGTGGTCAAGAACCGTCCCAAGCTCCTCAATCTCAAGGAATACCTGGAACAGTTCATTGAACACCGCCAGGAGGTCGTCCTCCGCCGCTCCAGGTTTGAGCTGAAAAAGGCCCAGCACAGGGCTCATATCCTGGAGGGCCTGCGCATCGCCCTGGACAACATCGACGAGGTCGTGGCCGTCATCCGCGGTTCCGCCAACCCGGCCGAAGCCAAAGGCAAGCTGATCAGCCGGTTTGAGCTCTCGGACGTTCAGAGCCAAGCCATCCTGGACATGCGCCTACAGCGCCTGACCAACATGGAGCAATCCAAGATCCAGGAAGAATACCAGGATCTTTTGAAGCAGATTGAGTTCCTGCAGAGCGTGATCAACAGCTCCGAGGTCCTCCGCGGAGTGATTCGGGACGAGCTGAAGGAGATCAAGAAGACCTATCCCTCGCCCCGATTGACCCAGATCCTGGCCGACGATCCCAGCGAGATCGACATCCAGGACCTGATTGCCGACGAGGAAGTGGTTATCACCCTCTCCCGCAAGGGCTATATCAAGCGGACTCCGATTTCCAGCTACAACCAGCAGAAGCGGGGCGGCAAGGGCATGTCCGGCTCCAGCCTTGGAGATTCTGACTACATCCAGGCCCTGCTGACCAGCACGAACCACCAGCACCTGCTCTTGTTCACCAATCAGGGCCGGGTCTTCAAGCTCAAGGTCTTTCAGATCCCCGAAGGCAGCCGCCGGGCCAAGGGGGCCCACATCTCCAACCTCATCGACATGCACAAGAACGAGTACGTGGCCACAGCCCTGAGTCAACGGGACCTGAACCTGAACAACTTCTTTGTCTTTATCACCAAGCGGGGGATGGTCAAGCGCTCCGAGGTTGTTCTGTACAAGAATCTTCGGGCCAGCGGGCTCATAGCCCTCAGCCTGCGCAAGGACGACGAGCTCATGGCTGTTCGGGAGGTGACCCAAGACGACGAGCTGATGCTCCTGACCGGGCTTGGCTTCGCCATCCGCTTTCCCTGTCATGACATCCGGCCGACCGGCAGACAGGCCTCAGGGGTCAAGGGCATCTCCCTGCGGGATCGGGATGAAGTGGTCTCCGGACTGGTCATCGGCAAGGACACAACCAGCGAGGTGCTCACAGTCACCGAACACGGCTACGGCAAGCGCACTCCCCTTGATCACTACCGGGTTCAGGCCAGAGGGGGCAAGGGGATCATCAACCTCAAGCCGAACCAGAAGACAGGAACCGTCCTGGGCGGCATGATAATCACTGACCAGGATCAGGTCCTGATCCTGACCAGCGAGAACAAGATGATCCGCTTTGCGGTCAGCGACGTGCGCATATGCGGACGGGCCGCGCAGGGGGTAAAGCTGGTAAGCATGGACAACGGCGGATCGGTCATTTGTTTTGACCGCATCCCGACTGAAAACGGGGAAGAGTAG
- the gyrB gene encoding DNA topoisomerase (ATP-hydrolyzing) subunit B: MEATSYNAESITILEGLSAVRKRPAMYIGSTDTNGVHHLIYEVVDNSIDEAMAGYCSRINVTIHLDNSVTVTDNGRGIPVDTHPKENRPAVEVVMTVLHAGGKFDNQSYKVSGGLHGVGISVVNALSESLEVTIRRDGRMYYQKYAQGHLVSALQDKGPTERTGTSIHFRPDETIFEDLVLNYQVLGKRFEELAYLNSGLQIHLFDERTGQEDEFQFEGGIKSFVRHLNESETPLHDIVFGRGEMHDVIIEFALQYHSGYKNNVISFANNIRTREGGSHLSGFKTAMTRTINGYIQSSDLPKKLQQRITGDDILEGLTTVISVKLPDPQFEGQTKTKLGNSEVAGYMSAICGEILGTYLQENPKDAKVMVEKVVDAARAREAARKAKDLVRRKSALSDSALPGKLADCQTKDPAQSELFIVEGDSAGGSAKQGRDPKCQAILPLRGKILNVEKTRFDKMLENKEIQHLITAMGAGIGQDELDLKKLRYHKIIIMTDADVDGAHIRTLLLTFFYRQYFQLIEDGYLYIAQPPLYRVHKNKFEKFIASDQELKAYLLDRISEEVTVYPGAGSVDTESGQSFRSQKLVQLLHQIMDLENRFREAVNIGLQNDLFAAILSTPEQLSPDMFQAHSEGPEQAAFRNHMSQHGQELEVAQEELEEFSRVFLHFTDRNLHSVKLGVEFFNSRLYRQTYELWNSLQAVSPDHSFTIVDAKKESHPARSPFELLSTIISLADKGLNIQRYKGLGEMNPEQLWETTMNSENRNLLQVRVEEAEEADSLFRKLMGENVEPRREFIEKNALAVEDLDI, from the coding sequence ATGGAAGCCACCAGCTACAACGCCGAAAGCATCACCATCCTGGAAGGCCTGAGCGCTGTTCGCAAGCGCCCGGCCATGTATATCGGAAGCACGGACACCAATGGCGTCCACCACCTGATCTACGAGGTGGTGGACAACAGCATCGACGAAGCCATGGCCGGCTACTGCAGCCGGATCAACGTGACCATTCACCTGGACAATAGCGTCACGGTCACGGACAACGGCCGGGGCATACCAGTGGACACCCATCCCAAGGAAAACCGGCCCGCGGTTGAAGTGGTCATGACCGTGCTCCATGCCGGGGGCAAGTTTGACAATCAGAGCTACAAGGTCTCCGGCGGACTGCACGGGGTGGGCATATCCGTGGTCAACGCCCTTTCCGAGTCCCTGGAGGTGACCATCCGTCGGGACGGCCGCATGTACTACCAGAAGTACGCCCAGGGACACCTGGTAAGCGCCCTGCAGGACAAGGGCCCCACGGAACGGACCGGAACCAGCATCCACTTCCGCCCGGACGAGACCATCTTCGAGGACCTGGTCCTGAATTACCAGGTCCTGGGCAAACGCTTCGAGGAGCTGGCCTACCTGAACAGCGGCCTGCAGATCCATCTGTTCGATGAACGGACCGGGCAGGAAGACGAGTTTCAGTTCGAAGGGGGCATCAAATCCTTTGTCCGGCACCTGAACGAGTCGGAGACCCCGCTCCACGACATAGTCTTCGGCCGTGGGGAGATGCACGACGTGATCATCGAGTTCGCCCTCCAGTATCACAGCGGATACAAGAACAACGTGATCTCCTTTGCCAACAATATCCGGACCCGGGAGGGCGGCAGCCATTTGTCCGGATTCAAGACCGCCATGACCAGGACCATCAACGGATATATCCAAAGCTCTGATCTTCCCAAGAAGCTGCAGCAGCGGATAACAGGGGACGACATCCTGGAGGGCCTGACCACTGTCATCAGCGTCAAGCTCCCGGACCCCCAGTTTGAAGGCCAGACCAAGACCAAGCTGGGCAACAGCGAGGTAGCCGGGTATATGTCCGCCATCTGTGGGGAGATCCTGGGCACTTATCTGCAGGAGAATCCCAAGGACGCCAAGGTGATGGTGGAGAAGGTGGTGGACGCGGCCAGGGCCAGGGAAGCGGCCAGGAAGGCCAAGGACCTGGTCCGGCGCAAGAGCGCCCTGTCCGACTCCGCCCTGCCGGGCAAGCTGGCTGATTGCCAAACCAAGGATCCTGCTCAAAGCGAGCTCTTCATCGTGGAGGGGGATTCCGCCGGCGGCTCGGCCAAGCAGGGCCGGGATCCCAAGTGCCAGGCCATTCTCCCCCTGCGGGGCAAAATCCTGAACGTGGAAAAGACCCGTTTTGACAAGATGTTGGAAAACAAGGAAATTCAACATCTGATAACCGCCATGGGCGCCGGGATCGGCCAAGATGAGCTGGACCTGAAAAAGCTCCGCTATCACAAAATCATCATCATGACCGACGCGGATGTGGACGGAGCCCATATCCGCACCTTGCTGCTGACCTTTTTCTACCGCCAGTATTTTCAGCTTATTGAAGATGGATACCTGTACATTGCCCAGCCCCCGTTGTACCGGGTGCACAAAAATAAATTCGAGAAGTTCATTGCCTCGGACCAGGAACTGAAGGCCTACCTCTTGGACCGGATCAGCGAGGAGGTCACTGTTTATCCCGGAGCCGGGTCCGTGGATACAGAGAGTGGGCAGTCCTTTCGGAGTCAGAAGCTGGTCCAGCTGCTGCATCAGATCATGGATCTGGAGAACCGGTTTCGGGAAGCAGTGAACATCGGGCTGCAGAACGACCTGTTTGCCGCCATCCTGAGCACCCCGGAACAGCTTTCTCCGGATATGTTCCAGGCCCACTCTGAAGGACCGGAGCAAGCAGCGTTCCGCAACCATATGTCCCAGCACGGCCAGGAGCTGGAGGTGGCCCAGGAGGAACTGGAGGAGTTCAGCCGGGTCTTTCTCCATTTCACCGATCGCAACCTGCATTCGGTCAAGCTGGGGGTGGAGTTCTTCAACTCCAGGCTGTACCGCCAGACCTATGAGCTCTGGAACTCCCTCCAGGCTGTCAGCCCGGATCATTCCTTCACCATTGTGGACGCCAAAAAGGAGTCCCATCCGGCCCGGTCCCCATTTGAGCTTTTAAGCACCATCATCTCCTTGGCGGACAAGGGATTGAATATCCAGCGGTACAAAGGGCTGGGGGAGATGAATCCGGAGCAGCTGTGGGAGACGACGATGAACTCCGAAAACCGGAATCTGCTTCAAGTCCGGGTGGAAGAGGCCGAAGAGGCCGACTCCCTGTTCCGCAAGCTTATGGGCGAAAACGTTGAACCCAGGCGGGAATTCATCGAGAAAAACGCCCTGGCGGTGGAAGATTTGGACATTTGA
- the dnaN gene encoding DNA polymerase III subunit beta, with protein sequence MHVTVTKDAILEGVQKAASIIPAKTGAAFLRTIWMENTDSVLNIMSTDSKLEFFGTYPVQSQETGLVGVQGRSFYDLLRKLPPGEITFRTDEDTLLMEQGRRKYKLPTFDSTWFQPFTPFPAENAAVWSGSELRSLIDRILFCIADDSTDNMQYLKMTPLPNSDQIEACGLNGHQFAMVSISHAEIHPLLGEEGILIAKAYLAELKKWLTDKQISFTVNQKRLFFTNQNSTEIFSLPLNYEQFPNYHAFFTFFEGQTSRMRVDKEELMDSLERLLIFNTETQRCSYFVFDDQELIIYSQGPDTGEATESLPMEFEGQLDKIIFPTKNVIDVLHHFQSPVVEFEFTENNGPCRITGEDDPDYTVIIMPVQLDEETYYTDEPME encoded by the coding sequence ATGCATGTAACAGTGACGAAAGACGCCATCCTGGAAGGGGTCCAAAAGGCGGCCAGCATCATACCGGCCAAGACAGGAGCCGCTTTTTTGCGGACCATATGGATGGAAAACACGGATTCGGTCTTGAACATCATGTCTACGGACTCCAAGCTGGAGTTCTTCGGCACATATCCGGTCCAAAGCCAGGAGACCGGCCTGGTTGGTGTTCAGGGCCGCAGCTTCTACGATCTGCTGCGCAAGCTCCCCCCCGGGGAGATCACCTTCCGGACCGATGAGGACACCCTGCTTATGGAGCAGGGCAGACGGAAATACAAGCTGCCCACATTCGATTCCACCTGGTTTCAGCCCTTCACCCCCTTTCCGGCTGAAAACGCGGCAGTTTGGTCCGGGTCCGAGCTGCGAAGCCTCATCGACCGCATCCTGTTCTGCATCGCAGACGACAGCACGGACAATATGCAGTATTTAAAAATGACCCCCTTGCCGAATTCCGACCAGATCGAAGCCTGCGGCCTGAATGGTCACCAGTTCGCCATGGTCAGCATTTCCCATGCCGAAATCCACCCCCTGCTGGGCGAAGAGGGGATTCTGATCGCCAAGGCCTACCTGGCTGAGCTGAAAAAATGGCTGACCGACAAGCAGATCTCCTTCACCGTGAATCAAAAGCGTCTCTTCTTCACCAATCAAAACAGCACTGAGATCTTCAGCCTTCCTCTCAACTATGAGCAATTTCCGAACTACCACGCGTTCTTCACCTTTTTTGAAGGCCAGACCTCTCGCATGCGGGTGGACAAGGAAGAGCTGATGGACTCCCTGGAACGGCTGCTCATCTTCAACACCGAAACCCAGCGCTGTTCCTACTTTGTTTTCGACGACCAGGAACTGATCATCTATTCCCAGGGGCCGGACACCGGGGAGGCGACCGAGTCTTTGCCCATGGAGTTCGAAGGACAGCTGGACAAGATCATCTTCCCCACCAAAAACGTCATCGATGTCCTGCACCATTTCCAGTCTCCGGTTGTCGAGTTCGAGTTCACCGAAAACAACGGACCGTGCAGAATCACCGGTGAGGACGATCCGGACTATACCGTGATCATCATGCCGGTTCAGCTTGACGAGGAAACCTACTACACCGACGAACCAATGGAATAA
- a CDS encoding helix-turn-helix domain-containing protein, translating into MVACSLSQSHPSMTHWNQSELRSFIHAHFQPNASGANPSWVNSVALQIDAQGVLNVAFPHAYFQEWFTQYLQGEFESFILHNVPGITGFLYQDKPFAREKGEPFFPPFQGDERHTFTRFLHNSGNREQIRTARALSAHLQWPATVLLICGPPGSGKTSCLFSMANALLNMPAADPVLALNCDDLQSLAHLSGREQERARKEIHRARAFLLDDVHLSARSTALQEELVLLFDALEEAKTPMVFTRRENMAENDGLDPRLRSRLAGGLILHLNRPDLDIRIQFVQQENDRYRLGLTDDEQLTLARQCTDFQTLNQALCRLAAQNERRSPGRGRRTVRDLIPRAAPQGPTPMPKEDIISLVAGHFSLAPGDLLSSSRKKNVVLARQIAIYICRETHNLSFTRLGTLFGNRNHSSIIYAYKRVQSLQKERPEVKSRIQNLIKQCVHK; encoded by the coding sequence ATGGTCGCCTGCAGCCTCAGCCAATCTCATCCATCCATGACCCACTGGAACCAAAGCGAGCTGCGCAGCTTCATCCACGCCCACTTCCAGCCGAACGCCTCGGGAGCCAATCCCTCCTGGGTCAATTCGGTGGCGTTGCAGATCGATGCACAAGGGGTGCTCAACGTAGCATTCCCCCACGCCTACTTTCAGGAATGGTTCACCCAGTACCTGCAGGGCGAGTTTGAATCCTTTATCCTGCACAATGTGCCAGGCATAACCGGTTTTCTCTATCAGGACAAGCCGTTTGCCCGGGAAAAGGGCGAGCCGTTCTTTCCTCCGTTTCAGGGCGATGAGCGGCACACATTCACCCGGTTTCTGCACAACAGCGGGAACCGGGAACAGATCCGAACCGCCCGGGCCCTGAGCGCACACCTCCAATGGCCGGCCACAGTCCTGCTCATTTGCGGCCCCCCGGGCAGCGGAAAAACCTCGTGTCTTTTTTCCATGGCCAATGCCTTGCTCAACATGCCGGCTGCCGATCCAGTCCTGGCCCTGAACTGCGACGACCTCCAGAGCCTGGCCCACCTTTCCGGCAGGGAGCAGGAGAGGGCCCGCAAGGAGATCCATAGGGCCCGGGCCTTTTTGCTCGACGATGTGCACCTGAGCGCTCGTTCCACAGCCCTGCAGGAAGAGCTGGTCCTGCTTTTCGACGCCCTGGAAGAGGCCAAAACGCCGATGGTCTTCACCAGGCGGGAGAACATGGCTGAAAACGACGGCCTTGACCCCAGGCTTCGCTCCCGGCTGGCAGGCGGGCTCATACTCCACCTCAACCGCCCGGACCTGGATATCAGGATCCAGTTCGTCCAGCAGGAAAACGACCGCTACCGGCTGGGGCTGACTGACGACGAGCAGCTGACCCTGGCCCGGCAGTGCACTGACTTCCAGACCCTGAATCAGGCCCTGTGCCGGCTGGCGGCGCAAAACGAGCGGCGATCTCCCGGCCGGGGGCGACGAACCGTCCGCGACCTCATTCCCCGGGCCGCCCCTCAGGGCCCCACGCCAATGCCCAAAGAAGATATTATTTCCCTGGTCGCAGGTCATTTTTCCCTGGCTCCGGGTGACCTCCTGTCCTCCAGCCGGAAAAAAAACGTGGTTCTGGCCCGGCAGATTGCCATTTATATCTGCCGGGAAACGCACAACCTTTCATTCACCCGCCTGGGGACCTTGTTCGGAAACCGCAATCACAGCTCAATAATCTATGCATATAAAAGAGTCCAGTCTCTGCAGAAGGAGCGGCCGGAAGTCAAATCCCGGATCCAGAACCTGATCAAGCAATGCGTCCACAAGTGA
- a CDS encoding SIR2 family NAD-dependent protein deacylase, translating into MTSESEKAKLQEAAALLQHARTAVAFTGAGISVPSGIPDFRSPGGLWTKYDPFEVASAHALDHNPRKVWEFMLETVDLLGRSQPNPGHLALADLETNSRLSGVITQNIDNLHQRAGSRLVVEYHGNFQRFYCHGCLRECPEQEVMDHCSRSIPVYCPSCGGLVRPDVVFFGEAIPAQAHQHSLELIQAADVLIIVGTSGEVAPANVLPRQVKLSGGKIIEVNLGQTHYADITDIRFDASAEQVLPQLAAMVLE; encoded by the coding sequence ATGACATCAGAGTCTGAGAAGGCCAAGCTGCAGGAAGCTGCGGCCCTGTTGCAGCATGCCCGCACAGCAGTCGCCTTCACCGGTGCCGGGATTTCCGTGCCCAGCGGCATACCTGATTTCCGCAGCCCAGGCGGATTGTGGACCAAGTACGATCCCTTCGAGGTGGCCTCTGCCCATGCCCTGGACCACAACCCCCGCAAGGTCTGGGAGTTCATGCTCGAGACTGTGGACCTCCTCGGACGAAGCCAGCCCAACCCGGGGCACCTGGCCCTGGCTGACCTGGAAACGAACAGCCGGCTGAGCGGGGTCATTACCCAGAATATCGACAACCTGCACCAACGGGCTGGCTCGCGCCTGGTCGTGGAGTACCACGGAAACTTCCAGCGCTTTTACTGCCACGGATGCCTTCGGGAATGTCCGGAGCAGGAGGTCATGGATCACTGCTCCCGCTCCATTCCGGTCTACTGTCCGTCCTGCGGGGGGTTAGTCCGTCCGGATGTGGTCTTCTTCGGCGAAGCCATCCCGGCTCAGGCCCATCAGCACAGCCTGGAGCTCATCCAGGCCGCTGACGTCCTGATTATCGTTGGGACCTCCGGGGAGGTGGCCCCGGCCAATGTCCTGCCCAGACAAGTAAAACTCAGCGGGGGCAAAATCATCGAGGTCAACCTGGGCCAGACCCATTATGCCGACATCACCGACATCCGTTTCGATGCTTCGGCCGAGCAGGTACTGCCCCAACTTGCAGCCATGGTCCTTGAGTAA
- a CDS encoding sulfite exporter TauE/SafE family protein, whose translation MHHVLLIVLGIGVGVGASFTGLGGGFLMVPLLLFMGYSAQQAVGTSFAAILVISLSALIAHNKLANVDYWAGIMLGLGGILGAQVGARLVEHVSTQGFKRIFAFVLVALAVYMFKK comes from the coding sequence ATGCACCATGTTTTGTTGATTGTGCTTGGAATCGGAGTCGGAGTTGGGGCCTCATTCACCGGACTCGGGGGCGGGTTTCTCATGGTCCCCCTCCTGTTGTTCATGGGCTATTCGGCCCAGCAGGCAGTGGGAACGTCCTTTGCGGCCATTCTGGTTATCTCTCTTTCCGCCCTGATAGCCCACAACAAATTGGCCAATGTGGATTATTGGGCCGGGATCATGCTGGGACTGGGAGGGATTCTCGGAGCCCAGGTTGGAGCCCGCCTGGTTGAGCATGTCTCGACCCAGGGCTTTAAAAGGATCTTTGCCTTTGTTTTGGTGGCCTTGGCCGTGTATATGTTTAAGAAATAG